One stretch of Streptomyces sp. A2-16 DNA includes these proteins:
- a CDS encoding SCO6880 family protein, with protein sequence MSTEAVSHPTYGNWRRPRRAGLGSLGLLGTFVIFGGLVATLLASLISLYAAVIVFVPVVLFLIPLAIRTQDGRNVYQLFALRVGWWRRKAAGAHLYVSGPLSARPGGRFRPPGLLNKVTATEGRDAYDRPFGVLHHPQRDLYTIVLGCDPDGGSLIDPDQVDVWVALWGEWLARLSHEPGLKGATVIVETAPDPGTRLAHEVLPRIHPDAPPAARAVMEEVVERYPSASSEMHTYVTLTYGNPAGQKRKKEDVITELAIRIPGLLSGLVAAGGGAAYPLSSERIAEVVRVAYDPAVAADVLNARALDGGTGLEWDDAGPAAAVETVNAYQHDSGVSRTWMLTLAPRGTVRSSVLRGMLEAAPGTRRKRVALVYRAIDPATSARIVEADRRSAQFMATSGKGMVQARAASEVRAAEQTANEEASGAGLVEFSLMLTVTVDSMAELADASVTVRNLTAASRVLMRPADRMQAAAFSCTLPAGILPWEQTLVPHELQEAL encoded by the coding sequence ATGTCCACGGAAGCCGTCTCCCATCCGACCTACGGGAACTGGCGCAGGCCGAGGCGGGCGGGGCTCGGATCGCTCGGGCTCCTCGGTACCTTCGTGATCTTCGGCGGACTCGTCGCCACGCTGCTGGCGTCGCTGATCTCGCTGTACGCGGCGGTGATCGTGTTCGTGCCCGTCGTCCTGTTCCTCATCCCGCTCGCCATCCGCACCCAGGACGGCCGCAACGTCTACCAGTTGTTCGCTCTGCGTGTCGGATGGTGGCGCCGGAAGGCCGCGGGCGCGCACCTCTACGTCTCGGGCCCGCTGTCCGCGCGGCCCGGGGGCCGGTTCCGCCCACCGGGGCTGCTCAACAAGGTCACCGCGACCGAGGGACGTGACGCCTACGACCGCCCCTTCGGCGTCCTGCACCATCCCCAGCGCGACCTGTACACGATCGTCCTGGGCTGCGACCCCGACGGCGGTTCGCTCATCGACCCCGACCAGGTCGACGTCTGGGTCGCGCTGTGGGGCGAGTGGCTGGCCCGGCTCTCCCACGAACCCGGGCTGAAGGGCGCCACCGTGATCGTGGAGACCGCCCCCGACCCCGGCACCCGGCTCGCCCACGAGGTGCTGCCCCGCATCCACCCCGACGCGCCGCCCGCCGCCCGCGCCGTCATGGAGGAGGTCGTCGAGCGCTACCCGAGCGCCTCCTCCGAGATGCACACCTACGTCACCCTCACCTACGGCAACCCGGCGGGTCAGAAGCGCAAGAAGGAGGACGTGATCACCGAACTCGCCATCCGTATCCCGGGCCTGCTCAGCGGCCTGGTGGCGGCCGGCGGCGGCGCCGCCTACCCGCTGTCGTCCGAACGGATCGCCGAGGTCGTCCGGGTCGCCTACGACCCCGCGGTCGCCGCCGACGTCCTCAACGCCCGTGCCCTGGACGGCGGAACGGGCCTGGAGTGGGACGACGCGGGCCCCGCCGCCGCCGTGGAGACGGTGAACGCCTACCAGCACGACTCGGGTGTCTCCCGCACCTGGATGCTGACCCTGGCGCCGCGCGGCACCGTCCGCTCCTCGGTGCTGCGCGGCATGCTGGAGGCGGCCCCCGGGACCCGGCGCAAGCGCGTCGCCCTGGTCTACCGGGCCATCGACCCCGCCACCTCGGCCCGTATCGTCGAGGCCGACCGGCGCAGTGCGCAGTTCATGGCCACGTCCGGCAAGGGCATGGTGCAGGCACGCGCGGCCTCCGAGGTGCGGGCGGCCGAACAGACCGCCAACGAGGAGGCGTCCGGCGCGGGACTCGTCGAGTTCTCGCTGATGCTGACGGTCACCGTCGACAGCATGGCGGAACTGGCCGACGCCAGCGTCACCGTACGCAATCTGACCGCAGCCTCCCGGGTGCTGATGCGCCCCGCCGACCGGATGCAGGCGGCGGCCTTCAGCTGCACCCTGCCCGCCGGGATCCTTCCGTGGGAGCAGACCCTCGTCCCGCACGAACTGCAGGAGGCGCTGTGA
- a CDS encoding DUF418 domain-containing protein translates to MREREAVRSGRVQDVDVLRGFALFGILLVNAQLMAGPYTAFGGGPHATGVDRAAAWAVTATTNVYQLFSFLFGYSFVLQERSARESGSPSAAHHLRRAAGLFGLGLVHAVLLFPGDILMTYAALGLILYGLRGLSPRAALRVAVCLVAGLAVLLLGYGLLTVAFTEPVTPAQYAPEAARSVSAYRGGFLSVIGTHLRELPTALGANLMYAPDMLAAFLAGLAAAKAGLVERHGRDRRWLRGVVVRWLPVGLAGGVVTACGANGPLDNRWFLVGHAVSLLTAPALTASYACGLLLLLSVVRPAAARVLAASGRMALTHYLTQSLVLALVFTGYGFGLYDRVGTAVVLAGCVMLYGAQLAFGAWLMGRVRYAPAELVLRRVTPARCPGGSARRSPSPGSAPAADEPLRVP, encoded by the coding sequence GTGAGGGAGCGCGAGGCGGTCCGCTCGGGGCGGGTCCAGGACGTCGACGTGCTGCGCGGGTTCGCCCTGTTCGGCATCCTGCTCGTCAACGCCCAGCTGATGGCGGGTCCTTACACGGCGTTCGGGGGCGGCCCGCACGCCACCGGCGTGGACCGGGCCGCCGCCTGGGCGGTGACCGCGACCACCAACGTCTACCAGCTGTTCTCCTTCCTCTTCGGCTACAGCTTCGTCCTCCAGGAGCGCTCCGCCCGGGAGTCGGGAAGCCCGTCCGCCGCACACCATCTCCGGCGCGCCGCGGGGCTGTTCGGCCTCGGTCTCGTCCACGCCGTCCTGCTCTTTCCCGGCGACATCCTGATGACGTACGCCGCTCTGGGACTGATCCTGTACGGCCTGCGCGGCCTCTCCCCCCGGGCCGCCCTGCGGGTCGCGGTCTGTCTGGTGGCGGGCCTCGCCGTGCTGCTGCTCGGGTACGGGCTGCTGACCGTCGCCTTCACCGAGCCGGTCACCCCGGCTCAGTACGCCCCCGAGGCTGCGCGCTCCGTGAGCGCCTACCGCGGCGGTTTCCTGTCGGTGATCGGGACCCATCTGCGCGAGCTGCCGACGGCTCTCGGCGCGAACCTGATGTACGCCCCCGACATGCTGGCCGCGTTCCTGGCCGGCCTCGCGGCGGCCAAGGCGGGGCTGGTGGAGCGGCACGGGCGGGACCGGCGGTGGCTGCGAGGAGTCGTCGTACGGTGGCTGCCGGTCGGCCTGGCCGGTGGTGTGGTCACCGCGTGCGGTGCGAACGGGCCGCTGGACAACCGGTGGTTCCTCGTCGGACACGCGGTGTCGCTGCTGACCGCACCCGCGCTCACCGCGTCGTACGCCTGCGGGCTGCTTCTGCTGCTGAGCGTCGTGCGCCCGGCGGCGGCCCGCGTGCTCGCCGCCTCCGGGCGCATGGCCCTCACCCACTACCTCACCCAGTCGCTGGTCCTCGCGCTCGTCTTCACCGGGTACGGCTTCGGTCTCTACGACCGGGTCGGCACGGCCGTCGTCCTCGCCGGGTGCGTGATGCTGTACGGTGCCCAACTCGCCTTCGGCGCTTGGCTGATGGGTCGGGTCCGGTACGCACCGGCCGAGCTGGTGCTGCGGAGGGTCACGCCGGCGCGGTGTCCCGGTGGCTCTGCGCGGCGTTCTCCTTCTCCAGGGTCAGCCCCGGCAGCAGACGAGCCGCTGCGCGTTCCGTGA
- a CDS encoding lytic transglycosylase domain-containing protein, with the protein MGAGESEEGGSSKAVMYGMAGAGAGGCMLIPLSIAGAVPLIIIFGGFGVLLAPLIALILLFGGGGGSADNYSSDNDTANRMLTVLQGDGKGELDTSTVPEDLVDPIQKAGKLCDAIGPIVIASQVEKASGFNATLVGPRGEVGISQLPPDVFKQYGKDDDDNGKTQATDNADSIMAQGRYMCDLADQGQKLLDDGTIVKSTDENGTTTNSVLDLALTGYAIGMDAVKTAKGVPQSNDALSYVLSIRAQFAKYQGIAAPPTGATPGVTPSFTDTAEPAA; encoded by the coding sequence ATGGGTGCGGGAGAGAGCGAGGAGGGCGGCAGCTCGAAGGCCGTCATGTACGGGATGGCCGGCGCCGGCGCGGGCGGCTGCATGCTGATCCCGCTCTCCATAGCGGGCGCCGTGCCGCTCATCATCATCTTCGGCGGCTTCGGTGTCCTGCTGGCCCCGCTCATCGCGCTGATCCTGCTCTTCGGAGGAGGCGGCGGCAGCGCCGACAACTACAGCAGCGACAACGACACCGCGAACCGGATGCTGACCGTCCTCCAGGGCGACGGCAAGGGCGAGTTGGACACCTCCACCGTCCCCGAGGACCTGGTGGACCCCATCCAGAAGGCCGGCAAGCTGTGCGACGCCATCGGCCCGATCGTCATCGCCTCCCAGGTGGAGAAGGCGTCCGGCTTCAACGCGACCCTGGTCGGCCCCAGGGGCGAGGTGGGCATCTCGCAGCTGCCGCCGGACGTTTTCAAGCAGTACGGCAAGGACGACGACGACAACGGCAAGACGCAGGCGACGGACAACGCGGACTCGATCATGGCCCAGGGCCGCTACATGTGCGACCTGGCCGACCAGGGCCAGAAGTTGCTCGACGACGGCACGATCGTGAAGTCCACCGACGAGAACGGCACCACCACCAACAGCGTCCTGGACCTCGCTCTGACCGGCTACGCCATCGGGATGGACGCCGTGAAGACGGCCAAGGGAGTCCCGCAGTCGAACGACGCCCTGAGCTACGTCCTGTCCATCCGCGCCCAGTTCGCCAAGTACCAGGGCATCGCCGCCCCGCCCACGGGCGCCACCCCCGGCGTCACCCCCAGCTTCACCGACACCGCCGAACCCGCCGCATGA
- a CDS encoding BTAD domain-containing putative transcriptional regulator — MEESGSETLRFSLLGPLRAWRGAAELALGSPQQRAVLAALLLSRGRAVAVPDLVDGIWGAKPPQGAVAMVRTYISRLRRLLEPERTPGQPSALLVLIGDGYALRTDRVSSDLAEFEEAVARAERRRAVGDGPGAVRLLRTVLATGEGTALAGVPGPLAEAARTDLAERRLGALELRLSMELELGRHEAVVPELLALRDAHPLREAVSELLLTALYRCGRQAEAMEAYARTRRTLVDELGIEPGPSLRAVHARLLAGDLALAQPKLHAPADGTHAPDSPGAGPHEEPDASSAARRTGAIGPAQLPADLTLFTGRRAELDHVATLLPEGDGPPGSAVIGVVDGMAGTGKTTLAVHWAHRIAHRFPDGSLYVNLRGYDPHGSRMLPGSAIEMFLVALGVAPQAVPEGLDAQAALYRSVLAGRRVLIVLDNARDTEQVRPLLPGTPGSLVIVTSRSRLSGLVAGHGAHPITLGVLSTEEAFELLTRRLGSARVDAEPEAVAAIADLCARLPLALAIVAARAAHHPHFRLAAIAEELRHDHGSLDAFVGDVVGSDARAVFSWSYQALSPGAAGLFRRLALHPGPDITTAAATALTGAPPREVRALLTELTGASLLIERAPGRFVFHDLLRAYAGELAETEDSESARGAALLRMHDHFLHTAHNASSVLDPFRETIALLPSTTGSEPLGFNDRAQATAWLRTERYVLRAIVEHAAAHGYDRHAWRTAAALDVYFNRLGFWHDLLEINSVALGAAQKLGDPKGQAYSLCGLGVAHSQLDHAKASLRYFERALDLFRDTDDPFGQARVHRGLAYLANRTDRRLAALDHYAQARALFRAEGDLNGEAGVLNQVAWTYILIGDHDKALDCGREGLLLYEEMGDPYGAAATQDTIGYAYHHLGRHETAIEHFEVSARLFRGIGDRFLESEVLRHLGAARRAIGDRDAAREALGSALALLEEMGHADAEDVRVDLRGLDADEPDAAAGH; from the coding sequence GTGGAGGAAAGTGGATCAGAGACCCTCCGGTTCTCGCTGCTCGGCCCGCTGCGTGCCTGGCGGGGCGCTGCTGAACTGGCACTCGGCTCCCCTCAGCAGCGTGCCGTGCTCGCGGCCCTGCTGCTGAGCCGGGGGCGGGCGGTCGCCGTGCCCGATCTCGTGGACGGGATCTGGGGCGCAAAGCCGCCTCAGGGCGCCGTCGCGATGGTGCGCACCTACATCTCCCGCCTGCGCAGGCTGCTTGAGCCCGAGCGGACACCGGGACAGCCGTCCGCGCTGCTGGTCCTCATCGGAGACGGATACGCCTTGCGGACCGACAGGGTCTCCAGCGACCTGGCCGAGTTCGAGGAGGCGGTGGCGCGGGCCGAGCGCCGCCGGGCGGTCGGCGACGGACCCGGCGCGGTCCGTTTGCTGCGTACCGTCCTGGCCACCGGGGAGGGTACGGCGCTGGCCGGAGTACCCGGCCCCCTCGCCGAAGCCGCGCGGACCGATCTGGCCGAACGGCGGCTGGGCGCCTTGGAGTTGCGGCTGTCCATGGAACTGGAGCTGGGTCGGCACGAGGCGGTGGTGCCGGAACTGCTGGCGCTGCGCGACGCGCATCCGCTGCGTGAGGCCGTGAGCGAGCTGTTGCTGACCGCCCTGTACCGGTGCGGGCGGCAGGCCGAAGCGATGGAGGCCTACGCCAGGACGCGCCGCACCCTGGTCGACGAGCTGGGCATCGAGCCGGGCCCGTCCTTACGTGCCGTACACGCACGACTTCTGGCCGGTGACCTCGCGCTCGCCCAGCCGAAGCTCCACGCACCGGCCGACGGCACCCATGCCCCGGACAGTCCCGGTGCGGGGCCTCACGAGGAACCGGACGCTTCGTCAGCGGCCCGCCGGACCGGGGCCATAGGCCCTGCCCAACTTCCCGCCGACCTGACCCTGTTCACCGGTCGTCGCGCCGAACTCGACCATGTCGCAACCCTGTTGCCCGAGGGTGATGGTCCGCCCGGCAGCGCGGTCATCGGCGTCGTCGACGGAATGGCCGGGACGGGCAAGACCACTCTCGCCGTGCACTGGGCCCACCGGATCGCCCACCGCTTCCCCGACGGCAGTCTCTACGTCAACCTCCGCGGCTACGACCCGCACGGCTCCCGGATGCTTCCCGGCTCCGCGATCGAGATGTTCCTCGTCGCGCTCGGTGTGGCTCCGCAGGCCGTCCCCGAGGGACTCGACGCGCAGGCCGCCCTCTACCGCAGCGTCCTCGCCGGCCGGCGCGTCCTGATCGTGCTGGACAACGCCCGTGACACCGAGCAGGTACGGCCGCTGCTGCCCGGCACACCCGGCAGCCTCGTGATCGTCACCAGCCGCAGCCGGCTCAGCGGCCTGGTCGCCGGGCACGGCGCACATCCGATCACGCTGGGCGTGTTGAGCACCGAGGAAGCGTTCGAGTTGCTGACCCGGCGGCTCGGCAGCGCCCGCGTCGACGCCGAACCGGAGGCCGTCGCCGCCATCGCCGATCTCTGCGCCCGGCTGCCGCTGGCCCTGGCCATCGTGGCGGCCCGCGCCGCCCACCATCCACACTTCCGGCTCGCCGCCATCGCCGAGGAGCTCCGGCACGACCACGGCAGCCTCGACGCGTTCGTCGGCGACGTCGTCGGTAGCGATGCCCGTGCCGTGTTCTCCTGGTCGTACCAGGCGCTGTCGCCCGGGGCGGCCGGGCTCTTCCGCCGCCTCGCCCTGCATCCCGGTCCCGACATCACCACCGCCGCGGCCACCGCGCTGACCGGTGCACCACCACGTGAGGTCCGCGCTCTGCTGACCGAGCTCACCGGGGCGAGCCTGCTCATCGAACGCGCCCCCGGCCGGTTCGTCTTCCACGACCTGCTGCGCGCCTACGCCGGCGAACTCGCCGAGACCGAGGACAGTGAGAGCGCCCGCGGCGCGGCGCTGCTGAGGATGCACGACCACTTCCTGCACACCGCCCACAACGCCTCCTCGGTCCTCGATCCGTTCCGCGAGACCATCGCCTTGCTGCCGAGCACAACGGGCAGCGAGCCCCTTGGGTTCAACGACCGGGCACAGGCGACCGCCTGGCTGCGCACGGAGCGGTACGTGCTGCGCGCGATCGTCGAACACGCCGCCGCCCACGGCTACGACCGACACGCCTGGCGCACCGCCGCCGCCCTGGACGTCTACTTCAACCGGCTCGGCTTCTGGCACGACCTCCTGGAGATCAACAGCGTGGCGCTGGGAGCGGCTCAGAAGCTCGGCGATCCCAAAGGCCAGGCGTACTCCCTGTGCGGGCTGGGCGTGGCCCACTCCCAGCTCGACCACGCGAAGGCCTCGTTGCGGTACTTCGAACGTGCGCTGGACCTGTTCCGGGACACCGACGACCCGTTCGGTCAAGCCCGTGTCCATCGTGGCCTCGCCTACCTGGCCAACCGGACGGACCGGCGCCTCGCCGCCCTCGACCACTACGCACAGGCACGCGCGCTGTTCCGGGCCGAGGGCGACCTCAACGGCGAAGCGGGGGTGCTCAACCAGGTCGCGTGGACGTACATCCTGATCGGCGACCACGACAAGGCACTCGACTGCGGTCGGGAAGGCCTCCTCCTCTACGAGGAGATGGGCGACCCCTACGGCGCGGCGGCGACGCAGGACACCATCGGTTACGCCTATCACCACCTCGGTCGGCACGAAACGGCCATCGAGCACTTCGAGGTGTCGGCGCGGCTCTTCCGCGGGATCGGCGACCGCTTTCTCGAATCCGAGGTCCTGCGCCACCTCGGCGCCGCCCGCCGTGCCATCGGCGACCGGGACGCGGCCCGCGAGGCGCTGGGCTCGGCACTCGCGCTGCTGGAGGAGATGGGCCACGCCGACGCCGAGGACGTGCGCGTGGACCTGCGCGGCCTGGACGCCGACGAGCCGGACGCGGCGGCCGGTCACTGA
- a CDS encoding sigma-70 family RNA polymerase sigma factor codes for MNVTAIGSASAVSPEERALRDLYLEHGPALYSYVLRMLDGDTHRAEDVLQETLLRCWNSRNLTDDEGMAVRPWMFRVARNLVIDAHRTRMARPLEISGTSWLGDMCAEVDDIEQMLSSLVLHKALQKLTPAHREVLLATFFADRTTQQAADELGIPRGTVKSRVYYALRSLRLALREQGIAVQEVWEEETDVAC; via the coding sequence ATGAACGTGACGGCCATCGGATCGGCGAGCGCGGTCTCTCCCGAGGAACGGGCGCTGCGCGACCTCTACCTGGAGCACGGGCCGGCCCTCTACTCGTACGTACTGCGCATGCTGGACGGGGACACGCACCGCGCGGAGGACGTCCTCCAGGAGACACTGCTGCGCTGCTGGAACAGCCGGAACCTGACCGATGACGAGGGAATGGCCGTACGCCCGTGGATGTTCCGGGTCGCTCGCAACCTCGTCATCGACGCGCACCGGACCCGGATGGCGCGACCGTTGGAGATCAGCGGCACCAGCTGGCTGGGCGACATGTGCGCCGAGGTCGACGACATCGAACAGATGCTGTCGTCCCTGGTGCTGCACAAGGCCCTGCAGAAGCTCACGCCGGCACACCGTGAGGTGCTCCTGGCGACGTTCTTCGCGGACCGCACCACCCAGCAGGCCGCGGACGAACTCGGGATTCCGCGGGGCACCGTGAAGTCCCGCGTGTACTACGCGCTGCGCAGCCTTCGCCTCGCCCTGCGGGAACAGGGGATCGCGGTGCAAGAGGTGTGGGAGGAGGAGACCGACGTGGCTTGCTGA
- a CDS encoding ATP/GTP-binding protein produces MSRRSEQKQAEREDRLAEEQSFGELGGGPVRFGPDVFGSQTSGKKSAQAKATPDAKRGGRQKAPAKPREPYVPARGWQGAGGGRVGYMDPPTMWRATTVQACGMWPFAAGSGSPMTGVPLGQHLFTGATVCGDPLNWFTRARYISNPSLFMLGMPGLGKSTLINRMLIGLAANGVVPLVLGDLKPDYADTVRALGGQVISIGRGRGGINVLDPGAMGEAAAKIGGEAGEVLRAEAHGRVLNMVAALITIVRGRPMDDHEQSVLSAVLHHLRERTLPGRTVLLPDVLRVLTEGPARVRAVTLDRGDDSRYRDAVDPLHRSLLGILDGPLGDTFASETSTRIDANASAVCIDISGIGEADTQLTAAAMLAAWSDGLGTVAASHALADAGLAPRRWFFTVLDELWRPLRAASGIVDRIDALTRLNRSLGLGDAKITHTLKDAEALGTDADRAKARGFVERAGMVVCAGLPKTEMVDLGKVVGLSRREIELVSSWSSPPGWGVRGEDEEPPGRGRFLIKVGGRPGIPIKVAITDAERELHNTNTRWTTNEAAIEQAAARAAADVARAAQEGPIPLGFPGDPAPLALPGAPGFPAADASAGGWTA; encoded by the coding sequence GTGAGCCGCCGTAGCGAACAGAAGCAGGCCGAGCGGGAGGACCGCCTGGCCGAGGAACAGTCGTTCGGGGAACTGGGCGGCGGGCCGGTCCGGTTCGGCCCGGACGTGTTCGGGTCGCAGACGTCCGGGAAGAAGTCCGCACAGGCCAAGGCCACCCCCGACGCCAAGCGCGGCGGCAGGCAGAAGGCCCCGGCCAAGCCCAGGGAGCCGTACGTCCCGGCCCGCGGCTGGCAGGGTGCGGGCGGCGGACGCGTCGGCTACATGGACCCGCCCACCATGTGGCGCGCCACCACCGTGCAGGCATGCGGTATGTGGCCGTTCGCCGCCGGTTCGGGCTCACCCATGACCGGAGTGCCGCTCGGCCAGCACCTGTTCACCGGAGCCACGGTCTGCGGCGACCCGCTGAACTGGTTCACCCGGGCCCGCTACATCTCCAACCCCTCACTCTTCATGCTCGGCATGCCGGGCCTGGGCAAGTCCACCCTCATCAACCGGATGCTGATCGGGCTCGCCGCGAACGGTGTCGTCCCGCTGGTCCTCGGCGACCTCAAGCCCGACTACGCCGACACCGTCCGCGCGCTGGGCGGCCAGGTCATCTCCATCGGCCGCGGCCGGGGCGGCATCAACGTCCTCGACCCGGGCGCCATGGGCGAGGCCGCCGCGAAGATCGGCGGCGAGGCCGGCGAGGTCCTCAGGGCCGAGGCCCACGGCCGGGTCCTGAACATGGTCGCCGCCCTCATCACCATCGTGCGCGGCCGTCCCATGGACGACCACGAGCAGTCCGTGCTCTCCGCGGTCCTGCACCACCTGCGCGAACGCACCCTTCCCGGCCGTACGGTGCTGCTGCCGGACGTGCTGCGAGTCCTGACCGAGGGCCCCGCCCGGGTCCGCGCGGTCACACTCGACCGGGGTGACGACTCCCGCTACCGGGACGCTGTCGACCCGCTGCACCGCTCCCTGCTCGGCATCCTCGACGGCCCGCTCGGCGACACCTTCGCCTCCGAGACGTCCACCCGGATCGACGCGAACGCGTCCGCCGTGTGCATCGACATCTCCGGCATCGGCGAGGCCGACACCCAGCTCACCGCCGCCGCGATGCTCGCCGCCTGGTCCGACGGGCTGGGCACGGTGGCCGCCTCGCACGCCCTCGCGGACGCCGGACTCGCGCCCCGGCGCTGGTTCTTCACCGTGCTCGACGAGCTGTGGCGCCCGCTGCGCGCCGCCTCCGGCATCGTCGACCGCATCGACGCCCTCACCCGCCTCAACCGCTCCCTCGGCCTCGGCGACGCCAAGATCACCCACACCCTCAAGGACGCCGAGGCACTCGGTACCGACGCCGACCGCGCCAAGGCACGCGGCTTCGTCGAGCGGGCCGGGATGGTGGTGTGCGCCGGTCTGCCGAAGACCGAGATGGTGGACCTCGGCAAGGTGGTCGGACTGTCCCGGCGCGAGATCGAACTCGTGTCGTCCTGGTCCTCGCCCCCGGGCTGGGGCGTCCGCGGCGAGGACGAGGAACCTCCGGGCCGGGGCCGCTTCCTCATCAAGGTCGGCGGTCGCCCCGGCATCCCCATCAAGGTCGCCATCACCGACGCGGAGCGCGAACTGCACAACACCAACACCCGCTGGACGACCAACGAGGCGGCCATCGAGCAGGCCGCCGCCCGCGCCGCCGCCGATGTCGCACGAGCCGCCCAGGAAGGGCCCATTCCGCTGGGATTCCCCGGCGACCCGGCTCCCCTCGCCCTCCCCGGCGCCCCCGGGTTCCCCGCCGCCGATGCATCGGCCGGGGGGTGGACCGCATGA
- a CDS encoding type IV secretory system conjugative DNA transfer family protein: MSGPRSGDLGEQLPWAITAVAGTGLLAFTIAWAGGTFGAGLSGDGWNAPPFTRSSIATLAVHGPTALWPGTPAAALYAGMFGMLALIAVPAALLVTFFIDRAKAPKGLAGRRELAAMCPKGIEARARELRPTLKSREQLHPDETGNLLGDLDPKGPELRSSYEDVELDLMAPRAGKSTGIAVPRVLRAQGAVLLTSNKSDVYAVTRAEREKAGAVWTFDPQGIAHTPRAMWWNILGECHTIEGARRMAGHFVASVNDDTAKKDFWISAAQNTLTALFLAAARSRTPLPELLGWLADPADRTPVDLLREVGLIAMAEQLQGTVRGAVETRDGIYETARQTASCLLDPEILAWVTPDPELPEFRPDRHVLGTDTLYLLSKDGGGSAAGVIAGLADATMRAGVVAAERMGGRLDPPLTAVLDEAANVCRISDLPDLYSHFGSRGINVVTLLQSYRQGARVWGEVGMDALWSAATIKLLGAGLDDADFVQKISTLVGQHDVRTPSVSRSKDGTSRSYSYRQESVLPPDRIRALPKGTALLLATGVKPALIRLRPWYKEPGASEISAAARAETAAITERAAARLLPGLTLEKENAAQSHRDTAPA; this comes from the coding sequence ATGAGCGGACCCCGCAGCGGCGACCTCGGTGAGCAACTGCCGTGGGCCATCACCGCCGTCGCCGGCACCGGCCTCCTCGCGTTCACCATCGCCTGGGCCGGCGGCACCTTCGGCGCCGGGCTCTCCGGCGACGGGTGGAACGCCCCGCCGTTCACCAGGTCCAGCATCGCCACCCTGGCCGTCCACGGACCGACCGCGCTGTGGCCCGGCACACCGGCCGCCGCGCTCTACGCGGGCATGTTCGGCATGCTGGCGCTCATCGCGGTGCCCGCCGCACTCCTCGTCACCTTCTTCATCGACCGCGCCAAAGCGCCCAAGGGCCTCGCGGGCCGGCGCGAACTCGCCGCCATGTGTCCCAAGGGCATCGAGGCCCGCGCCCGCGAACTGCGCCCCACCCTCAAGAGCCGCGAACAGCTCCACCCCGACGAGACCGGCAACCTCCTCGGCGACCTCGACCCCAAGGGCCCCGAACTGCGGAGCAGTTACGAGGACGTGGAGCTCGACCTGATGGCGCCCCGCGCCGGCAAGTCCACCGGCATCGCCGTCCCCCGGGTGCTGCGCGCCCAGGGCGCGGTCCTGCTGACCTCCAACAAGTCCGACGTGTACGCCGTCACCCGCGCCGAGCGCGAGAAGGCGGGCGCGGTCTGGACGTTCGACCCGCAGGGCATCGCCCACACCCCGCGCGCCATGTGGTGGAACATCCTCGGTGAGTGCCACACCATCGAGGGCGCCCGCCGGATGGCCGGCCACTTCGTGGCGTCCGTCAACGACGACACCGCGAAGAAGGACTTCTGGATCTCGGCCGCGCAGAACACCCTGACGGCTCTCTTCCTGGCCGCCGCGCGCAGCCGGACCCCGTTGCCGGAACTCCTCGGCTGGCTCGCGGACCCGGCCGACCGCACCCCGGTCGACCTGCTCCGCGAGGTCGGTCTCATCGCGATGGCCGAGCAGTTGCAGGGCACCGTACGCGGCGCGGTGGAGACCCGGGACGGAATCTACGAGACCGCCCGGCAGACCGCCTCCTGCCTCCTGGACCCCGAGATCCTCGCCTGGGTCACTCCCGACCCCGAACTCCCGGAGTTCCGCCCGGACCGGCACGTCCTCGGCACCGACACCCTCTACCTGCTGTCCAAGGACGGCGGTGGTTCCGCGGCGGGCGTCATCGCGGGGCTCGCCGACGCGACGATGCGGGCCGGTGTCGTCGCCGCCGAACGCATGGGCGGCCGGCTCGACCCGCCGCTGACCGCGGTCCTCGACGAAGCCGCCAACGTGTGCCGCATCTCCGATCTCCCCGACCTCTACTCGCATTTCGGCTCGCGCGGCATCAACGTCGTGACCCTGCTCCAGAGCTACCGCCAGGGCGCCCGCGTGTGGGGCGAGGTCGGCATGGACGCGCTGTGGAGCGCGGCGACCATCAAACTCCTCGGCGCGGGCCTGGACGACGCCGACTTCGTCCAGAAGATCTCCACGCTGGTGGGCCAGCACGATGTGAGGACCCCGAGCGTCTCCCGCAGCAAGGACGGCACTTCACGCTCGTACTCCTACCGACAGGAGTCCGTCCTGCCGCCCGACAGGATCCGCGCCCTCCCCAAGGGCACCGCCCTGCTCCTCGCCACCGGCGTCAAGCCGGCTCTGATCCGGCTGCGCCCCTGGTACAAGGAGCCCGGCGCCAGTGAGATCTCGGCGGCGGCGAGGGCGGAGACGGCGGCCATCACGGAACGCGCAGCGGCTCGTCTGCTGCCGGGGCTGACCCTGGAGAAGGAGAACGCCGCGCAGAGCCACCGGGACACCGCGCCGGCGTGA